From Pseudomonas vanderleydeniana, the proteins below share one genomic window:
- a CDS encoding enoyl-CoA hydratase/isomerase family protein → MNLLFEELIGSHGARIGIASLDAEQTLNALSLPMINALHERLDAWARDPHIACVLLRGHGAKAFCAGGEVRSLAEACRAHPGKVPTLAADFFAAEYRLDYALHTYPKPLVCWGHGYVLGGGMGLLQGASIRIVTPGSQLAMPEIGIGLYPDVGGSWFLSRLPGKLGLFLGMTGARMNARDAVDLGLADRILRDDQQDELIDGLVQLNWQEHPQLQLNSLLKALEHQAREQRPAAQWMPRRERIDALLDVADVGCAWKALVQHAEDADDLLARAAKHLRDGCPLTAHLVWEQIVRARHLSLAEVFQMEYTLSLNCCRHPEFSEGVRARLIDKDQQPRWHWPQITAVPRAVVEAHFHKAWEGRHPLADLSDY, encoded by the coding sequence ATGAATCTGCTCTTCGAAGAACTCATCGGCAGCCACGGTGCACGCATCGGCATCGCCAGCCTGGATGCCGAACAGACCCTCAACGCACTGTCCCTGCCGATGATCAACGCCCTGCATGAACGGCTCGACGCCTGGGCCAGGGATCCTCACATCGCCTGCGTGCTGTTGCGCGGCCATGGCGCCAAGGCCTTCTGCGCCGGTGGAGAAGTCCGCAGCCTGGCCGAGGCCTGTCGCGCCCACCCCGGGAAAGTGCCGACGTTGGCCGCGGACTTCTTCGCGGCGGAATATCGTCTCGACTATGCCTTGCACACCTACCCCAAGCCGCTGGTCTGCTGGGGCCACGGTTACGTGCTGGGCGGTGGCATGGGCCTGCTGCAAGGCGCCAGCATCCGCATCGTCACCCCCGGTAGCCAGCTGGCAATGCCGGAAATCGGCATCGGCCTGTATCCGGATGTGGGCGGCAGCTGGTTCCTGTCCCGCCTACCCGGCAAGCTGGGATTGTTCCTCGGCATGACCGGCGCCCGGATGAACGCCCGGGATGCCGTTGACCTCGGGCTGGCCGACCGCATCCTGCGTGATGACCAGCAAGACGAACTGATCGACGGCCTGGTGCAACTCAACTGGCAGGAACATCCGCAGCTGCAACTCAACAGCCTGCTCAAGGCGCTGGAGCACCAGGCACGCGAACAGCGCCCGGCCGCGCAGTGGATGCCACGCCGGGAACGGATCGACGCCTTGCTGGACGTCGCCGATGTCGGCTGCGCCTGGAAGGCGCTGGTCCAGCACGCCGAGGATGCCGACGACCTGCTGGCCCGGGCGGCGAAGCACCTCAGGGATGGCTGCCCGTTGACCGCCCACCTGGTCTGGGAACAGATCGTCCGGGCACGCCACCTGTCGCTGGCCGAGGTGTTCCAGATGGAGTACACGCTGAGCCTGAACTGCTGCCGCCACCCGGAGTTCAGCGAAGGCGTGCGCGCCCGGCTGATCGACAAGGACCAGCAACCACGCTGGCACTGGCCGCAAATCACGGCCGTGCCGCGGGCGGTGGTCGAGGCGCACTTCCACAAGGCCTGGGAAGGGCGGCATCCGCTGGCGGATCTCTCGGACTACTGA
- the ung gene encoding uracil-DNA glycosylase — translation MTDDDRIKLEPSWKQALRDEFDKPYMAELREFLRQEHAAGKQIYPPGPLIFNALNSTPLDQVKVVILGQDPYHGPGQAHGLCFSVQPGVPTPPSLVNIYKELQRDLNIDIPNHGYLQSWAEQGVLLLNTTMTVERGNAASHANRGWQFFTDRIIEVVSERQDKLVFLLWGAHAQGKQKLIDSTKHLVLKSVHPSPLSAYRGFLGCGHFSRTNKFLEQNGLAPIEWALPPL, via the coding sequence ATGACCGACGACGACCGTATCAAACTCGAGCCCAGCTGGAAGCAGGCGCTGCGGGATGAATTCGACAAACCCTACATGGCCGAGCTCCGTGAGTTCCTGCGCCAGGAGCATGCTGCCGGCAAGCAGATCTATCCGCCAGGCCCGCTGATCTTCAATGCACTGAACAGCACGCCGCTGGACCAGGTCAAGGTGGTCATCCTCGGCCAGGACCCGTACCACGGCCCCGGCCAGGCCCATGGCCTGTGCTTCTCGGTACAGCCAGGGGTGCCGACGCCACCGTCGTTGGTGAACATCTACAAGGAACTGCAGCGCGACCTGAACATCGACATCCCCAACCACGGTTACCTGCAGAGTTGGGCCGAGCAGGGCGTGTTGCTGCTCAACACCACCATGACCGTCGAGCGTGGCAATGCCGCCTCCCATGCCAATCGCGGCTGGCAGTTCTTCACTGATCGGATCATCGAGGTGGTGAGCGAGCGCCAGGACAAACTGGTATTCCTGCTGTGGGGCGCCCATGCCCAGGGCAAGCAGAAACTGATCGACTCGACCAAGCACCTGGTGCTGAAGTCGGTACACCCCTCGCCGTTGTCGGCCTATCGCGGCTTCCTTGGTTGCGGGCATTTCAGCCGGACCAACAAGTTCCTCGAGCAGAACGGCCTGGCACCGATCGAGTGGGCCCTGCCACCGCTCTAG